A single region of the Halopiger xanaduensis SH-6 genome encodes:
- the glmS gene encoding glutamine--fructose-6-phosphate transaminase (isomerizing), which yields MCGIVGYVGTEPAGPIVYGGLENLDYRGYDSSGVALVDRGLTVAKRAGEVSELRFPKEPDAVCGIGHTRWSTHGPPTDANAHPHTSKNGTVAVVHNGIVENYESLKTELVEAGYEFSSETDTEVIPHLLERELEDGHDLLSALERVVDLLEGSYAIAAVQAGTDRIVATRHESPLVIGHGDDGSFLASDVTAFLEHTRDVTYLEDGDIVSLEAGDVSVYHDGAAVDREVETVEWDADAAEKGGYEHYMRKEIHEQPTALRQALSGRIDLDRAGVDLDLEFPQGCLESLEEIQLVACGTSYYASQYAAQLLEEVADVRATVEIASEYEFDGGRDPWRTLVIAVTQSGETADTLGAIRRAAGAGARTLAVTNTLGSSVTREADDTLFIRAGPEIGVAATKTFVSQVATLALLAVDIGRGRGTLSTADARDLLGDLRGLPGAVQQVLDEEDRVLKAAREFRDSESFFFVGRRFGYPVALEGALKLKEISYDHAEGFAAGELKHGPLALVTDKTPVLAVLTDGTRAGETMNNVTEAQTRGAPAIGAVSAGLETGSLDIGLEVPNVGIFEPLVANVYFQLFAYHVANLKGRSIDKPRNLAKSVTVE from the coding sequence ATGTGTGGAATCGTCGGTTACGTCGGAACGGAGCCCGCCGGTCCGATCGTCTACGGTGGACTCGAGAACCTCGACTACCGCGGCTACGACTCCTCCGGTGTCGCGCTCGTTGATCGGGGCCTAACCGTCGCGAAGCGAGCGGGCGAGGTGAGCGAACTGCGTTTCCCCAAAGAGCCAGACGCCGTCTGTGGGATCGGACACACTCGGTGGTCGACACACGGACCACCGACAGACGCGAACGCCCACCCGCACACAAGCAAGAACGGGACCGTCGCGGTTGTCCACAACGGGATCGTCGAGAACTACGAGTCCCTGAAGACGGAACTCGTCGAGGCGGGCTACGAGTTCTCGAGCGAGACCGATACGGAAGTAATTCCTCACCTGCTCGAGCGAGAACTCGAAGACGGCCACGACCTGCTTTCGGCGCTCGAGCGTGTCGTTGACTTGCTCGAAGGAAGCTACGCCATCGCCGCCGTGCAGGCCGGGACCGATCGGATCGTCGCGACGCGTCACGAGAGTCCGCTGGTCATCGGCCACGGGGACGATGGATCGTTCCTCGCGAGCGACGTGACGGCCTTCCTCGAACACACCCGTGACGTGACCTATCTGGAGGACGGAGATATCGTTTCGCTCGAGGCGGGTGACGTGTCGGTCTATCACGACGGAGCGGCCGTCGACCGAGAGGTCGAGACCGTCGAGTGGGATGCCGACGCGGCCGAGAAGGGCGGCTACGAACACTACATGCGAAAGGAGATCCACGAGCAACCGACGGCGCTACGACAGGCGCTATCGGGCCGGATCGACCTCGATCGTGCCGGCGTCGATCTCGATCTCGAGTTCCCGCAGGGGTGTCTCGAGTCACTCGAGGAGATCCAACTCGTCGCCTGCGGCACCTCCTACTACGCGAGCCAGTACGCGGCGCAGCTGCTCGAGGAGGTCGCCGACGTGCGGGCGACCGTGGAAATCGCCAGCGAGTACGAGTTCGACGGCGGCCGCGACCCGTGGCGCACGCTCGTTATCGCGGTGACTCAGAGCGGCGAGACCGCGGACACGCTCGGCGCGATCCGCCGTGCGGCGGGGGCTGGCGCGCGAACTCTCGCAGTAACCAACACGCTGGGTAGTTCGGTGACGCGGGAGGCTGATGATACGCTGTTCATCCGCGCCGGTCCCGAGATTGGCGTCGCCGCGACCAAGACGTTCGTTTCGCAAGTCGCGACGCTGGCACTGCTCGCAGTCGATATCGGCCGCGGTCGCGGCACACTCTCGACGGCTGACGCACGGGATCTCCTCGGGGATCTGCGCGGGCTTCCCGGTGCCGTTCAGCAGGTACTCGACGAGGAAGACCGCGTACTCAAGGCCGCTCGTGAGTTCCGGGACTCGGAATCGTTTTTCTTCGTCGGCCGCCGGTTCGGCTATCCGGTGGCGCTCGAGGGCGCGCTGAAACTGAAGGAGATCTCCTACGATCACGCCGAGGGGTTCGCGGCCGGCGAGTTGAAACACGGACCGCTGGCGCTCGTAACCGATAAGACGCCGGTACTGGCTGTGCTAACCGACGGCACTCGAGCTGGTGAGACTATGAACAACGTCACAGAAGCGCAGACGCGGGGCGCGCCGGCGATCGGGGCCG